One Saccharomyces mikatae IFO 1815 strain IFO1815 genome assembly, chromosome: 16 genomic region harbors:
- the MAL12 gene encoding alpha-glucosidase MAL12 — MTISDHPETEKKWWKEATIYQIYPASFKDSNNDGWGDLKGITSKLQYIKDLGVDAIWVCPFYDSPQQDMGYDVSNYEKVWPTYGTNEDCFELIDKTHKLGMKFITDLVINHCSTEHKWFKESRSSKTNPKRDWFFWRPPKGYDENGKPIPPNNWRSFFGGPAWTFDETTNEFYLRLFANDQADLNWENEDCRKEIFESAVGYWLDRGVDGFRIDTAGLYSKRPGLPDSPIFDKTSELQHPNWGSHNGPRIHEYHQELNRFMKNRVKDGREIMTVGEVAHGKDNALYTSAARYEISEVFSFSHVDIGTSPFFHYNKVPFTLKEWKEAIASNFLFINGTDSWATTYIENHDQPRSITRFADDSLKYRTVSGKLLALLECSLTGTLYIYQGQELGQINLKNWPIEKYEDVDVKTNYNIIKEKFGKDSKEMKDFLEGIALVSRDHSRTPMPWSKDKPNAGFTGPDVKPWFFLNESFQQGINVEQETKDNGSVLNFWRRALQARKKYNDLMVYGYDFQFIDLDSDKIFSFTKEYEDKTLFAALNFSGEEVEFNLPREGASLSFMLGNYDDVDASSRVLKPWEGRLYLVK; from the coding sequence ATGACTATCTCTGATCATCCTGAgactgaaaagaaatggtgGAAAGAAGCCACAATCTATCAAATCTACCCAGCAAGTTTTAAAGACTCTAACAACGATGGCTGGGGTGATTTAAAAGGGATAACTTCCAAGCTGCAGTACATCAAAGATCTTGGAGTTGACGCTATTTGGGTTTGTCCATTTTATGATTCCCCACAGCAGGATATGGGGTATGACGTATCTAACTACGAAAAAGTCTGGCCAACTTACGGTACCAATGAGGACTGTTTTGAGCTTATTGACAAAACCCACAAGCTTGGTATGAAATTCATCACTGATTTGGTCATTAACCATTGCTCTACAGAGCACAAATGGTTCAAAGAGAGCAGATCCTCGAAGACCAATCCAAAGCGTGATTGGTTTTTTTGGAGACCACCAAAAGGTTACGATGAAAATGGTAAACCAATCCCTCCAAACAACTGGAGATCTTTCTTTGGTGGACCGGCCTGGACGTTCGATGAAACTACAAATGAATTCTATTTGCGTCTATTTGCCAATGACCAGGCTGATTTGAATTGGGAAAACGAAGAttgcagaaaagaaatttttgagaGTGCTGTTGGATACTGGCTAGACCGTGGTGTGGACGGCTTTAGAATAGATACCGCTGGTTTATACTCAAAACGTCCTGGCTTACCAGACTCTCCAATTTTCGACAAAACCTCCGAGTTGCAACACCCGAATTGGGGGTCTCATAATGGTCCTAGAATCCATGAATACCACCAAGAGTTAAACAGGTTCATGAAAAATAGAGTTAAAGATGGAAGAGAAATAATGACAGTAGGTGAAGTTGCTCATGGGAAAGATAATGCATTATACACCAGTGCAGCCAGATACGAAATCAgtgaagttttttctttctcacACGTCGATATTGGCACCTCtccatttttccattacAATAAGGTCCCCTTCACTTTAAAAGAATGGAAGGAAGCTATTGCATCTAACTTCTTGTTTATCAACGGTACTGACAGTTGGGCTACTACCTATATCGAGAACCACGATCAACCTCGCTCAATCACGAGATTTGCTGATGATTCACTCAAATATCGTACCGTATCCGGTAAGCTGTTGGCATTGTTGGAATGTTCATTGACAGGTACGTTGTATATCTATCAAGGCCAGGAGCTGGGCCAGATCAATCTCAAAAACTGgccaattgaaaaatacgaGGACGTCGATGTCAAAACCAATTACAATatcatcaaagaaaagtttGGCAAGGACTCCAAGGAAATGAAGGATTTTCTTGAAGGGATTGCCTTGGTATCTAGAGACCATTCGAGAACCCCCATGCCATGGTCTAAAGATAAACCCAATGCTGGCTTTACGGGTCCAGACGTCAAGCCCTGGTTCTTCCTGAACGAATCGTTTCAACAGGGAATCAATGTTGAGCAGGAAACGAAAGACAATGGTTCAGTCCTCAACTTCTGGAGAAGGGCTCTGCAAGctagaaagaaatataacGATCTTATGGTTTATGGTTACGATTTTCAGTTCATTGATTTAGACAGTGACAAAATCTTTAGCTTCACTAAAGAGTATGAAGACAAGACGCTGTTTGCAGCCTTAAATTTTAGTGgtgaagaagttgaattcAACTTACCAAGAGAAGGCGCTTCCTTATCTTTCATGCTTGGAAATTACGACGATGTGGACGCCTCCTCTAGAGTGTTGAAACCTTGGGAGGGTAGACTATACCTCGTCAAATAA
- the SMKI16G0015 gene encoding sugar porter family MFS transporter (similar to Saccharomyces cerevisiae MAL31 (YBR298C)), which translates to MKGLSSLINRKNDKIDSNLDEIENGMKTTELNSIEMQEQGKKSDFDLSHLEYGQISLTPSDNNEDNDEEVPRILDEVVQDAKDADESERGMPLMTALKTYPKAAAWSLLVSTTLIQEGYDTAILGSFYALPIFQKKYGSLNSKTGEYEISVSWQIGLSLCIVAGEIVGLQMTGPFVDYMGNRYTLILALFFLAAFTFILYFCKSLGMIAVGQVLCGMPWGCFQCLTVSYASEICPLALRYYLTTYSNLCWAFGQLFAAGIMKNSQNKYANSELGYKLPFALQWIWPLPLAIGIFFAPESPWWLIKKGRIEQAKISLERTLSGKGPEKELLVSMELDKIKVTIEKEQKLSDSEGSYWDCVKDCINRRRTRIACLCWIGQTTCGTQLIGYSTYFYEKAGVGTDTAFTFSIIQYCLGIAATFLSWWASKYFGRFDLYAFGLAIQTVLLFIIGGLGCSDTHGAKMGSGALLMVVAFFYNLGIAPVVFCLVSEIPSSRLRTKSIILARNAYNMACIVTAVLILYQLNSEKWNWGAKSGFFWGGLCFATLVWAVIDLPETSGRTFMEINELFRLGIPARKFKSTKVDPFAAAKAAGEVVHKDPKEDMETSMVEEGRSTPSIMNK; encoded by the coding sequence ATGAAGGGCCTATCCTCATTGataaacagaaaaaatgacaagATCGACTCTAACTTAGATGAGATCGAGAACGGCATGAAAACTACAGAACTCAACTCGATAGAGATGCAGGAGCAAGGTAAGAAATCTGACTTTGATCTTTCCCATCTTGAATACGGTCAAATTTCACTAACACCAAGcgataataatgaagataatgatgagGAAGTTCCGAGAATTCTCGACGAAGTTGTCCAGGACGCTAAGGATGCAGATGAAAGTGAGAGGGGGATGCCACTCATGACAGCTTTGAAAACATATCCTAAAGCTGCTGCTTGGTCGCTGTTAGTCTCCACAACGCTGATTCAAGAAGGTTATGATACTGCCATTCTTGGATCTTTCTATGCTTTGCctattttccaaaagaaatacGGTTCTCTGAATAGTAAGACGGgagaatatgaaatttCAGTTTCTTGGCAGATTGGTTTATCATTATGTATTGTAGCAGGTGAGATTGTTGGTTTACAAATGACTGGCCCTTTTGTGGATTATATGGGTAATCGTTACACGTTGATTTTGGCGTTGTTCTTCTTAGCTGCTTTCACTTTTATTCTGTATTTTTGCAAAAGTTTGGGCATGATTGCTGTGGGCCAAGTACTGTGTGGTATGCCATGGGGCTGTTTCCAATGTTTGACTGTCTCATATGCCTCCGAAATCTGTCCTTTGGCTCTAAGATACTACCTGACAActtattcaaatttatgCTGGGCGTTCGGCCAACTTTTTGCTGCCGGTATCATGAAGAATTCCCAGAACAAATATGCTAACTCAGAATTGGGATATAAGCTACCATTTGCTTTACAATGGATCTGGCCTCTTCCCCTGGCAATAGGGATTTTCTTTGCACCTGAATCACCATGGTGGTTGattaaaaaaggaagaatagAACAGGCGAAAATATCGCTAGAAAGGACATTGAGTGGTAAGGGTCCCGAGAAAGAATTGCTGGTAAGTATGGAACTAGATAAAATCAAAGTTACtattgaaaaggaacaaaaaCTGTCGGATTCAGAAGGATCCTACTGGGATTGTGTAAAGGACTGTATAAATCGgagaagaacaagaattgCATGCCTGTGTTGGATCGGTCAAACCACCTGTGGTACACAATTAATAGGGTATTCAACTTATTTCTACGAAAAAGCTGGTGTTGGTACTGATACAGCTTTCACTTTTAGTATTATTCAATACTGTCTTGGTATAGCTGCAACATTTTTATCCTGGTGGgcttcaaaatattttggCAGATTTGATCTTTACGCATTCGGACTGGCCATTCAAACtgttttattatttattatagGAGGTCTAGGATGCTCGGACACACATGGTGCCAAAATGGGAAGTGGTGCTCTGTTAATGGTTGTCGCGTTCTTTTACAACCTCGGTATTGCCCCTGTGGTTTTCTGCTTAGTTTCTGAAATACCATCCTCGAGGCTAAGAACTAAATCGATCATTCTAGCTCGTAACGCTTATAATATGGCATGTATTGTAACTGCTGTTTTGATATTATACCAGTTGAACTCggaaaaatggaattgGGGTGCAAAGTCAGGTTTTTTCTGGGGAGGACTATGTTTTGCTACTTTAGTATGGGCTGTTATCGATTTACCTGAAACTTCCGGTAGAACCTTTATGGAAATAAACGAATTATTTAGGCTTGGTATTCCAGCTAGAAAGTTCAAGTCGACTAAAGTAGACCCATTTGCGGCTGCCAAAGCGGCTGGAGAAGTTGTTCATAAAGACCCCAAGGAAGATATGGAAACTTCCATGGTAGAAGAAGGGCGGAGTACACCTTCCATAATGAATAaatga
- the SMKI16G0020 gene encoding Zn(II)2Cys6 transcription factor, giving the protein MTLAKQACDCCRVRRVKCDGDKPCNRCLQHDLKCTYLQPLKKRGPKNIRSRSLKKIAETQTFSENNNCMTALEISLKVPKKLIDKCLRLYHDKLYVIWPLLSYDDLHKLLEEKYDDNYVYWFLIALSAATLSDLQTEIDFEDGTSFSGRQLTFLCVSSRQQFDDLDNCDLFKIMTYYCLHRCFSQFSDTKTSYRLSSAAISLIKVTELHREKSYESLSFEEQQLRRKIFYLLLLTERYYAVYIHCGTSLDATISAPQPEIVTDPRLSLDSFLEMIRVFTVPGKCFFDALATDSSNSSCTEDSLKRIWKELHTASLEIEPWSYGYVDISFSRHWIRVLAWRLVFQTKSINFLSTSNNAQIPVEIARDMLDDVFLTPANLYGVHGPGIPAKALEVANALVDVVNQYGQNTESEAWKVLCEISKFVFSLKHYDGKLVESFVTKCQSALITLPISRPPKSSEDLRKR; this is encoded by the coding sequence ATGACTTTGGCAAAACAAGCATGCGACTGCTGTCGTGTTCGGCGAGTAAAGTGTGACGGTGATAAACCATGTAATCGTTGCCTTCAACACGATTTGAAATGTACTTATCTACaaccattgaaaaaaagagggCCCAAAAATATTAGATCGAGaagtttaaagaaaattgcTGAAACGCAAACGTTCAGTGAAAATAACAACTGCATGACTGCTTTAGAAATATCTCTTAAGGTTCCAAAGAAACTTATTGATAAATGTCTAAGGCTATATCATGATAAACTATATGTAATTTGGCCTCTGCTCTCTTATGATGATCTTCATAAACTTCTGGAGGAAAAATACGATGACAACTACGTATATTGGTTCCTGATCGCTCTGTCGGCCGCTACTCTTAGTGATTTGCAAACTGAGAtagattttgaagatggtaCTTCTTTTAGTGGAAGACAGTTAACGTTTCTATGCGTCTCATCACGCCAGCAATTCGATGATCTCGACAACTGCGATTTGTTCAAAATTATGACCTACTACTGTTTGCATCGGTGCTTCTCACAGTTTTCTGACACAAAGACTTCATACAGACTTTCCAGTGCGGCAATTAGTCTTATTAAGGTCACGGAACTTCATAGAGAAAAATCATATGAGTCTctttcatttgaagaacagCAGCTTAGAAgaaagatattttatttgCTTCTATTGACAGAAAGATACTACGCTGTATATATTCATTGTGGAACAAGCCTGGATGCTACCATATCCGCGCCACAACCTGAGATTGTAACTGACCCACGACTTTCTTTGGATAGTTTTCTGGAGATGATCAGGGTCTTCACTGTACCAGGAAAATGCTTCTTTGATGCTTTAGCTACTGACTCCTCTAATTCTTCCTGTACCGAAGATtccttgaaaagaatatggaAGGAACTTCACACAGCATCGTTGGAGATAGAACCATGGTCATATGGCTACGTTGATATCTCTTTCTCACGACATTGGATTAGAGTACTGGCCTGGAGGCTGgtttttcaaacaaaaagtaTCAATTTCTTATCCACCTCTAACAATGCACAAATACCTGTTGAGATTGCAAGGGACATGCTAGATGATGTGTTCTTGACTCCTGCTAATCTTTATGGAGTTCATGGCCCTGGAATACCCGCAAAGGCGTTAGAAGTGGCCAACGCGCTCGTAGATGTCGTGAATCAGTATGGCCAGAATACAGAATCGGAAGCTTGGAAGGTTTTGTGcgaaatatcaaaattcGTTTTCTCTCTAAAACACTATGACGGAAAATTGGTCGAGAGTTTTGTAACTAAATGCCAAAGTGCTCTCATCACTCTTCCGATCTCTAGGCCTCCGAAGTCAAGTGAGGATTTGCGTAAAAGGTGA
- the SMKI16G0030 gene encoding glycoside hydrolase family 13 protein: MTISSAHPETEPKWWKEATIYQIYPASFKDSNNDGWGDMKGIASKLEYIKELGADAIWISPFYDSPQDDMGYDIANYEKVWPTYGTNEDCFALIEKTHKLGMKFITDLVINHCSSEHEWFKESRSSKTNPKRDWFFWRAPKGYDAEGKPIPPNNWKSYFGGSAWTFDEKTQEFYLRLFATRQPDLNWESEDCRKAIYESAVGYWLDHGVDGFRIDVGSLYSKVHGLPDAPIIDKSSIWQSSDPMTLNGPRIHEFHQELNKFIRDRVKDGREIMTVGEMQHASDETKKLYTSASRHELGELFNFSHTDVGTSPLFRYDLVPFELKDWKIALAELFRYINGTDCWSTIYLENHDQPRSITRFGDDSPENRVISGKLLSVLLASLTGTLFIYQGQELGQINFKDWPVQKYEDVEIRNNYKLIKEEHGEKSDQMKKFLEGIALISRDHARTPMPWTHEEPNAGFSGPDAKPWFDLNESFREGIDVEDETNDPNSVLNFWKQALRFRKAHKDITVYGYEFEFIDLNNKKLFSFTKKYNNKTLFAALNFSSDSVEFTIPNDSASFKLEFGNYPKKEVDASSRTLKPWEGRVYIDE, from the coding sequence ATGACTATTTCTTCTGCGCATCCAGAAACAGAACCTAAGTGGTGGAAAGAGGCCACCATCTATCAGATTTACCCAGCAAGTTTCAAAGACTCCAACAACGATGGATGGGGTGACATGAAGGGTATTGCTTCCAAGTTGGAGTACATCAAAGAGCTTGGCGCCGATGCCATCTGGATTTCGCCATTCTACGACTCGCCACAAGACGATATGGGTTACGATATTGCCAACTACGAGAAGGTGTGGCCAACTTATGGTACAAATGAGGACTGTTTTGCcttgattgaaaaaacacaCAAGCTAGGTATGAAATTCATTACCGACCTGGTCATCAACCATTGTTCCAGCGAACATGAATGGTTCAAAGAGAGTAGATCTTCCAAGACCAACCCAAAGCGTGACTGGTTCTTCTGGAGAGCTCCTAAGGGCTATGACGCTGAAGGCAAGCCAATTCCTCCAAACAACTGGAAGTCTTATTTCGGTGGTTCCGCATGGACATTCGATGAAAAGACGCAAGAATTTTACCTGCGTTTGTTTGCCACTCGTCAACCAGACCTTAATTGGGAAAGTGAAGATTGCAGAAAGGCAATCTACGAAAGTGCGGTTGGATATTGGCTAGACCATGGTGTCGACGGTTTTAGGATTGATGTGGGGAGCTTGTATTCTAAAGTCCACGGCTTACCAGACGCTCCCATTATCGATAAGAGCTCAATTTGGCAATCCAGTGATCCAATGACTTTGAATGGGCCACGTATTCATGAGTTTCACCAAGAATTGAACAAGTTTATCAGAGACAGAGTTAAGGATGGTAGAGAGATCATGACAGTCGGTGAAATGCAGCATGCATCCGACGAGACCAAGAAGCTATATACAAGTGCTTCCAGACACGAGCTTGGTGAgttattcaatttttccCATACCGATGTTGGGACTTCCCCCTTGTTCCGTTACGACTTGGTCCCATTTGAATTGAAGGATTGGAAAATCGCCCTTGCAGAGCTTTTCAGGTACATTAACGGGACTGATTGTTGGTCAACAATCTATTTGGAAAACCACGACCAACCTCGTTCTATCACGAGATTTGGTGACGATTCTCCAGAGAACCGTGTCATTTCTGGTAAGTTATTGTCAGTTCTATTGGCGTCGCTGACCGGCACTTTGTTCATTTATCAAGGACAAGAGCTGGGTCAAATCAATTTCAAGGACTGGCCTGTTCAAAAGTACGAGGATGTTGAAATTAGGAACAACTACAAGCTTATAAAGGAAGAGCATGGGGAAAAATCAGACCAAATGAAGAAGTTTTTGGAAGGAATTGCTTTAATCTCTAGGGATCATGCGAGAACCCCTATGCCTTGGACTCATGAAGAACCAAATGCTGGCTTCTCTGGTCCCGACGCTAAACCATGGTTTGATTTGAATGAGTCCTTTAGGGAAGGCATTGATGTTGAGGACGAGACCAATGATCCAAACTCTGTTTTGAACTTTTGGAAACAGGCCTTGAGATTCAGAAAGGCGCACAAGGACATTACTGTCTACGGTTATGAGTTTGAGTTCATCGATTTGAACAACAAAAAGTTGTTTAGCTTCACAAAGAAGTACAATAACAAAACATTGTTTGCTGCTTTGAACTTTAGCTCTGATAGTGTGGAATTCACGATTCCAAATGACAGCGCATCGTTTAAGTTAGAGTTTGGGAACTACccaaagaaagaagtcGATGCGTCTTCCAGAACTTTGAAGCCATGGGAAGGAAGGGTCTACATCgatgaataa